GCTCGCCCAGAATCTTTTTCTTCAGGTAACAAACAATGAGTTCACTATCCATCGGACAGAAGCGATACCCCGGTGGAAAAGTATCAAAGTAGTCCTTGTCACGATCTATAGCGTCGTTGTTGTAAGCATCATCATCGTCCTTGACGACATTGTGGTTTTTGTTACCATTGTCCACGAGTCTTGAATCACTAGGGCTGGACAATGTCGTGCTAGTGTTGTTCAGTCCAGACAAGACATTTTCATGGTCTTTCCTCAGATGATGGGCGCAGGCATGGGCACCGGGACTGGTAATAACGTTAACAGCAGTCGACGTATCGGCTGAGGCCTCTATTTGCGGGAAGCTTTCGTGGCCAGATGCCATGATTTCTCAAGACTCTTTTGATCAGAGAAGTGTGGGGCGATAGTCAGGGAAGAAGGGTTGtatttggaaacaaaaagggtTTACGAATTTTGGTTAATATAGGGTCCGTGACGAGAGAAAATTTCGAGATTTTTTCAAGATTTTGTTGGGGTTCCATCTTTATCTCTTGATTTCGAACTGATCTAAAATTGTATGTAGCTACTGCAATACGACTCGGATACTAATAGCTAGATTAATTTGGACTAGGAGTAGTCCTGGATTACGGAAATTTACAAATTTAATCACAACGCTGTTTATTTTTTGGACAATATTGAATTGAGATCGGAGAAAATATGTGAATTTGCATGAACAAAGGAAGGAGCTGAGCACGCTCTGACGCTAGGCACAAATATTTtcgtattttatttttttgtcccTTCCATTTTCCTCTCGAAAAAACTTGTTTCTTTCCCTCAAAAAGAAGTATGAATATAGATGagaattaatctttcctacgcTAGGCACAAATGCTTGTTCTAAAGTTATCTTCACTATTTCAACTTTGAATTCTAGAgaaaattgcatcattttgagcTAGATTTCAACCTTATATCTTGGAAATTTTTGAGAGCGAAATATAAGGATAAAACTTTTAGTGACCATATTAACAATATCATCCAGGGTGAAAGTTGGATGCCACAATACTcatataaataataaaatctgtaaatgaaaatgaaaaactttcaaAATTGATATATCACAATACTCATAAAACTATTGAAATCaggaaataaaaatgaaaaactatCATCTTGCAGATAATTCACTAACATTCTATATTGGCAgagaaattttattaattttctcGATAAAATAGGCATTTTTTGAGTGACTAAATAATATTAGTTGGGTAGTTTTGTGATGTACAAATATTCCAAAGATTAATTTTTTCACTGATGGTTGATGATATCTTCCGAAGTTGGTTTTACTTTCTAAAGACCTTTTTTCTTGGGACAAAAGTTTTACCTCAACTCCATTGAGAAGTGGCTCCCGTTAAACAATAAACATTGTAGTATTCATAATATATATTTCCATGGTATCCTCTCATTATTTTGTTCGAAGATGGTGTCGTCTAATTTGCCAGATAACCGCGTACCTCATTCAAGTATTATTATGCATGGAATTAGTAGAGATGGCAATGGGGGTGGGTGCTCGTCCCGCGGGGAAATAATGGGACGGGGATGGGGGAATTTTTCTCTCCCGTTTTAAATGGGACGGGGGGAGGGATGGGGGACAATGCTCCCACCCCATCCCCCGTCTTATCCTCCACttcaatttattaatataaataaatataatatattatataatctaataataataaatttagaaTATTTGACAACTAAATATAACCTTTATCCAATTTCTATCCAAATTCTTAGTTGATATTTGGCACAAGTATGTTACTCATTTTATGAGTATTTCCCAATGTTATCTATAGAATTCGATTgagtttctaaatttttttggtgttttatataattatatcaacacttttcttgtttcatatttcatatttcacttttttcaactccttattttattttattttttgaatttagcTTCGATATGTTGAATAAATGCttctagaaaaaaaatcaaattatcacCCGCAAGCACCCATGGGGGAAGTATGGCGAGGCGAGGGGTGGGAGGACAGAGGCAGGGGCAGGGGGAGTTTTTTGGCAACGGGACGAGGGATGAGGGACGAGGGAGTGATCTCCCGCCCCAAACctgccccgttgccatccctaagaATTAGCAATGCACCATTATTTACTGTATTAGATTATGTCCACATTGATTTGAGAGATGGAAAAAGAGcacttaatatgtaagtaaAGGTTCGAGACCTAATAACTTTAGTTTTTGGGTCAGAGTTGGGTTCCTAATTTACATATTGAGATCTTTGGTAGACTCTTTTGAGACACCTTTTTCTTATATATTGGGTTACTCATGGACAAGTGGATTCTTCTCGAAGCTAAACCGGTGAAAATTTTTTCTTGATGGCGGACTAAAATGTCAAAGTGCTGGGGAGTTTGGCTTCTGTTGGACCAAGTGCGCCATGGGTTTGACAAGGATCCGATTGGTGTTAGACCAAGAAGTCAAGAGTTAGCAAGGATTCAAAAAATTCAGTTTGGATTTCAAAAAAGAGTGGGTCCATAATTAGGAGTAGAGGTGACCTTAGATGTTAAGATGGGTTTGTATTGAGTATTAAAGtgagttcaaaaaaaaaaacttgtaaaTTAGTtgacaaggtgagaagagctTGTAAATTGGTGGGCAAGGGTCCAATAAAACCCAGTAATCCAGTTAGCTAACCTTAGGTGTTAAAGTGGCGTTGAGTATTAAAGTGGGTTCGgagaagaaattataaattagGATTTAATGAGAGGGGTTATTCATGAAGGGAGGAGAGATTTGTTAGGTTCACTTGGGTTTAATAGGAGGGGTTACCCATAAAGGGGGAGATTTGTTAGATTCATGAGTAAATAATTATGTCCCACATTAatttgagagatgaaaaaatagcacttaatatgtaagtaagggttTAAAACCTAATAGGTTAAACTTTTGGATCAGAATTGAGTTTTTGACTTACATATTGAACTGTTTGATGGACTCTGTCGAGGCGTTTTTCCCTAGCATACTGGTAATCTCCTTCAAATCTAGCATATTTTAAAAATGTCAACATTACAGCATGAAAATCGAATCTagtatattttttgaaaatgtcAACATTACAGCATGAAAATCGAATCTagtatattttttgaaaatgtcAACATTACAGCATGAAAATCATATGGTCTTAGATGGAATCGAATGCGAGATAGGAACATAAAAAGCATCCCTTTTCCTCCCACTTAGCAAGAGAACGCGAATAGCATAGGAACCAATATGGTATCCACTGCAAGAATTCTTATATATATTTCTCAGTCGTTCGAATTGTACTTATAATTCTTCTCTTGTTCACAACTAGTTAGTGACGGTAAAAGATATGCAGAAAGGGAGAATATTAGAATAAAGAAGTGATGTAAAATGCATTGAAAAAGTAGAAGGTTAAGAGTGCTTCTATCTTTATGTCGAGTGAAATGTTTTGATTTAGAAAAGGATTTGCATAAGCATCAGATCTTCCTATTTTTAACTCAGTGATTTACACCAAAAATGTTCCGCTGCATCTTAGAACATATTCCTAACACAATTGATCATCAAAGaggttcttttttatttatttttttccttttccttcatcATCAAGTAATATATATAGAGGAGCAGCCCCATTCAAGTACCAAGTTAAACAAAAGAAGTGAGTTTAGGCTGGTACTTTGGGAAAGAGAAAATGGGAGCCTATTGGTCTACAGGAGCTAACAGGTCTAAGGTCATCGAAATCCATTCCACCAAAAAATGGAGGGTCCACTATGAAGAATCCAAAGGAACTGACAAACTGGTAAATTCTTCTGCAATACAATTTATGTATGATCTAATACAGCTTTCTTTATGGTTGCTCATATTTGTTTTGTAACACTAGCTAGTACGTCCTTCATTAACTGATGGGTAGTAGTTGAATATTGTTTGAAGATGGTGATTGATTTCTCAGCTTCATGGTGTGGACCTTGTGGATATATGGAACCAATTGTCAAAGAGTTTTCTACAACATATACAGATGTTGTGTTCTTCAAGATTGATGTCGACGAGCTAGCTGTA
This portion of the Coffea eugenioides isolate CCC68of chromosome 11, Ceug_1.0, whole genome shotgun sequence genome encodes:
- the LOC113753717 gene encoding thioredoxin H2-like, whose translation is MGAYWSTGANRSKVIEIHSTKKWRVHYEESKGTDKLMVIDFSASWCGPCGYMEPIVKEFSTTYTDVVFFKIDVDELADVAKEFGVQAMPTFVFMKNGKEVDKLVGADREELERMIHKYRF